A stretch of Penaeus vannamei isolate JL-2024 chromosome 18, ASM4276789v1, whole genome shotgun sequence DNA encodes these proteins:
- the LOC138864712 gene encoding INO80 complex subunit B, with product MGKKKDKELSDHGQSVRGDQDQDPSVNIVKKPKKHKHKKSSKKEEVERIINVEDVEDMDISVDDVDDSPSQGLKLKIKIPESSPEKPTTPKSSKVKSEKSKSSGTKKSGKKKDGKGEDDTDSEEERWLDAIESGKLEEVDDELKRMKNPRLMTARQRAMLEKRSDGTDDALPVIPAEPLLSLPSGFKEKVVTEEMLAKKAMKTQKRREQAQEKREEDKKKTVDRLLKKQDSKIAKISRQKFSKKEIPVYSYINNTEMVGLSVPVGFPFPLEAQCEKEKPLVIRCGAPGCSNVKKYNCSKTGIPLCSLQCYKLNFNANKTVIAT from the exons ATGGgcaagaagaaggacaaggaattGAGTGACCATGGCCAGTCAGTGCGAGGGGATCAGGATCAAG ATCCATCAGTGAATATTGTCAAAAagccaaagaaacacaaacataagAAATCCtccaagaaagaggaagtggaaagaatAATTAATGTAGAAGATGTGGAGGACATGGACATCTCAGTTGACGACGTGGATGACTCGCCTTCGCAAGGACTTAAGCTAAAGATAAAGATTCCAGAATCTTCACCAGAAAAGCC AACCACTCCAAAATCATCCAAAGTCAAATCTGAAAAGAGCAAATCATCTGGCACTAAAAAGAGCGGTAAGAAGAAAGATGGCAAAGGAGAAGACGACACAGACAGCGAGGAGGAACGATGGCTAGATGCCATTGAGTCAGGAAAGTTGGAAGAG GTTGATGATGAACTAAAAAGAATGAAGAACCCCAGACTGATGACAGCAAGACAGCGAGCCATGCTAGAGAAGAGGAGTGATGGGACGGATGATGCACTCCCAGTTATACCTGCAGAACCTCTTCTATCTTTGCCATCAG GTTTCAAAGAAAAGGTTGTCACAGAAGAAATGCTGGCTAAAAAAGCAATgaaaacacagaaaagaagagaacaagctcaggagaagagggaggaagataag aaaaaaactgTAGATCGGCTTCTTAAAAAGCAAGATtctaaaatagcaaaaataagcaGACAGAAATTTTCCAAGAAGGAAATTCCAGTATATTCTTACATCAATAACACTGAGATGGTAGGACTGTCTGTACCAGTGGGCTTCCCATTTCCCTTAGAGGCGCAGTGTGAAAA AGAAAAACCATTGGTCATTAGATGCGGAGCTCCAGGTTGTAGCAACGTCAAAAAATACAATTGCTCAAAGACAGGAATACCTCTTTGTAGTCTGCAGTGTTATAAGTTGAATTTCAATGCAAACAAGACAGTCATTGCAACCTAA